One stretch of Eretmochelys imbricata isolate rEreImb1 chromosome 1, rEreImb1.hap1, whole genome shotgun sequence DNA includes these proteins:
- the LOC144278102 gene encoding olfactory receptor 52E4-like: MQETPFCLRVGRLLPYNMSDSNTTDFTNPSTFILLGIPGLEMAHVWISIPFCTMYVIAVLGNFTILFIVKREPSLRGPMYYFLCMLAVTDLVLPTSILPKTLSIFWFNSREIDFSACLTQMYFIHFFTGMATGIFVAMALDRYVAICDPLRHSTILTNPMVAKIGLAMVLRSSIFVLPYPFLARQWPYCRTNIIPHTYCEHIAVAKLACADIRVSNYYGLFLLFSGMGLDMLFITVSYIQILRAVFSLPTKDSQLKTFETCISHLCAILTFYVPSLFSFLTHRFGHNVPLHFHVLMANVYLLVPPMLNPIIYGVRTKQIRDRLLWLFTHKGT, translated from the coding sequence ATGCAGGAGACGCCGTTCTGCCTCAGAGTTGGACGCCTTCTCCCCTACAacatgtcagattccaacacaactgacttcaccaacccctccaccttcatcctgctgggcattcctggcctggagatggcccatgtctggatctccatcccttTCTGCACCATGTACGTCATAGCTgtcttggggaacttcaccatcctgttcatcGTGAAGAGGGAGCCGAGCCTCCGtgggcccatgtactatttcctctgcatgcttgCTGTCACCGACCTGGTCCTGCCTACATCCATCCTGCCCAAAacgctgagcatcttctggttcaattccagggagatagatttcagtgcctgcctcacccagatgtacttcattcACTTCTTCACAGGGATGGCGACTGGGATCTTCGTGGCCATGGCCTTggatcgctacgtggccatctgcgatcccctgagacattccaccatcctgacaaaccCCATGGTTGCCAAGATCGGCCTGGCCATGGTTCTGCGCAGCAGCATATTTGTACTGCCCTATCCCTTCCTGGCAAGgcagtggccatattgcagaaccaacatcatcccccACACATACTGCGAGCACATAGCTGTGGCGAAGCTGGCCTGCGCTGACATCCGAGTCAGTAATTACTATGGCCTCTTTTTGCTATTCTCTGGGATGGGTCTGGATATGCTTTTTATCACCGTGTCCTATATCCAGATCCTCAGAGCCGtcttcagcctccccacaaaggacTCCCAGCTCAAGACTTTTGAGACCtgcatctcccacctctgtgctatCTTAACCTTTTACGTCccatctctcttctccttcctcacgCACCGGTTTGGCCACAATGTGCCCCTGCATTTCCACGTTCTCATGGCCAACGTGtacctcctggtgccccccatgctaaaccccatcatctatggTGTGAGGACCAAACAGATCCGGGACAGGCTGCTCTGGCTCTTTACTCATAAAGGGACCTAA